A section of the Solitalea canadensis DSM 3403 genome encodes:
- a CDS encoding type 1 glutamine amidotransferase has product MKIHYFQHVPFEGLGFIESWIKEKGFELSSTHFFENHTLPDLNDVDWLIVMGGPMGVYDEDKYEWLKAEKEFIKKAIEADKVVLGICLGSQLVAEVLGANVFPNKFKEIGWFPVEVFEATHKFNFPQNRITVFHWHGDTFELPEGATLAASSRACINQAFRFKDKVVGLQFHLEATPESIEQMIKHCGDELEPNAFIQSAEQIRNNASNYFEQNHTAMRLILEYMESLEAVNTI; this is encoded by the coding sequence ATGAAAATTCATTATTTCCAACACGTACCATTTGAAGGATTAGGTTTTATAGAAAGCTGGATTAAAGAAAAAGGCTTTGAACTAAGCAGCACACATTTTTTCGAAAATCATACACTTCCCGACCTTAATGATGTTGATTGGTTAATAGTGATGGGCGGACCAATGGGCGTTTATGATGAAGATAAATATGAATGGCTAAAAGCAGAAAAGGAGTTTATTAAAAAAGCTATTGAAGCTGACAAGGTTGTTTTGGGTATATGTCTTGGCTCACAATTAGTTGCGGAGGTGTTAGGAGCCAATGTATTTCCGAATAAATTCAAAGAAATTGGATGGTTTCCGGTGGAAGTTTTTGAAGCTACTCACAAATTCAATTTTCCACAAAACAGAATAACAGTATTTCATTGGCATGGAGATACATTTGAATTGCCTGAAGGAGCTACTTTGGCAGCAAGCTCAAGAGCTTGCATTAACCAGGCTTTTAGATTTAAAGACAAAGTGGTGGGACTGCAATTTCATTTAGAAGCGACCCCTGAATCAATTGAACAAATGATCAAACACTGCGGCGATGAATTAGAACCTAATGCTTTTATTCAATCAGCCGAGCAGATCAGAAATAATGCTTCCAACTATTTTGAACAAAACCATACAGCTATGCGACTGATTCTGGAATATATGGAATCATTGGAAGCTGTTAATACCATTTAA
- a CDS encoding TetR/AcrR family transcriptional regulator translates to MSKKNSKELDNSTEEKIKEAAKKLFMQKGFAATKTRDIAMESGINLALLNYYFRSKEKLFEIIIRERLQQFIQGIKLVFNDESTTFYEKIETLAAHYIDMLSEQPDLPLFILSELRAQPLQVLNKLGVKDFLMSSVFIKQLFEEMKTGNITQVHPLHFMANLMGSLVFPFVASPILKGITEMDQDTFNKLMQERKKLVPQWIIKSFRP, encoded by the coding sequence ATGAGCAAAAAAAATTCAAAAGAATTAGATAATTCAACGGAAGAAAAAATTAAGGAGGCGGCTAAAAAGCTCTTTATGCAAAAGGGGTTTGCCGCAACCAAAACCCGCGATATTGCGATGGAATCCGGGATTAATTTGGCTTTGCTCAATTATTACTTCCGCAGTAAAGAGAAACTCTTTGAAATCATTATCAGAGAGCGTTTGCAACAGTTTATTCAAGGAATTAAGCTAGTGTTTAACGATGAGTCTACCACGTTCTATGAAAAAATTGAAACACTGGCAGCTCATTACATCGATATGCTTTCTGAACAACCCGATCTACCTTTATTCATTTTAAGTGAACTTAGAGCTCAACCTTTGCAGGTACTAAATAAACTGGGAGTCAAAGATTTTCTTATGAGTTCAGTTTTCATAAAGCAACTGTTTGAAGAAATGAAAACAGGCAATATAACACAGGTACATCCACTTCATTTCATGGCAAATCTTATGGGTTCACTCGTATTTCCATTTGTTGCCAGTCCGATTTTAAAAGGTATTACCGAAATGGATCAGGATACATTCAATAAATTGATGCAGGAGCGAAAAAAACTGGTTCCACAATGGATCATTAAAAGCTTTAGACCCTAA
- a CDS encoding type II toxin-antitoxin system HigB family toxin, which translates to MFNIITRRTLIEYYNLYPEAKNALIEWYNELIKADFNNFNELKIVFGNASIVADNRVIFNIMGNKYRLIVRIAFEFRAIQIKWFGTHKEYNEIDVAKVNYIRK; encoded by the coding sequence ATGTTTAACATTATTACCAGAAGAACATTAATTGAATATTATAATTTATATCCAGAAGCAAAAAATGCTTTAATTGAATGGTATAACGAATTGATAAAGGCCGATTTTAATAATTTTAATGAGTTAAAGATAGTTTTTGGAAATGCTAGCATAGTAGCTGATAACAGGGTTATATTTAATATAATGGGAAATAAATATCGGCTGATAGTTCGAATCGCATTTGAATTTAGGGCAATTCAAATAAAATGGTTTGGAACGCATAAAGAATACAATGAAATTGATGTTGCAAAAGTTAACTATATACGAAAATGA
- a CDS encoding ABC transporter ATP-binding protein, whose protein sequence is MVNLKELTKTYNKGSLTAVDKVSFEVSKGELFGLIGPDGAGKTSIFRMLTTLLLPDGGSATVDGFDIVKDYKQIRNTVGYMPGRFSLYQDLTVEENLKFFATVFNTTIEENYHLIKDIYIQIEPFKTRRAGKLSGGMKQKLALCCALVHKPTVLFLDEPTTGVDAVSRKEFWEMLKKLKEQGITILVSTPYMDEATLCDRIALIQSGKILSIDTPEQIIGSYKGNLYAIKSNKIYQLLKDVHQYAETLSCYAFGEYLHIQFKNNNTENETLLINYLKQKDHRNLTLKQTIPTIEDCFIKLMTS, encoded by the coding sequence ATGGTAAACCTGAAAGAACTTACAAAAACATATAACAAAGGGAGCCTGACTGCGGTTGATAAGGTTTCGTTTGAGGTATCCAAAGGTGAGCTATTTGGATTAATAGGTCCGGATGGTGCCGGAAAAACCAGCATATTCCGCATGCTAACCACCCTGCTACTTCCGGATGGCGGATCAGCTACTGTAGATGGTTTTGATATAGTTAAGGATTATAAACAGATCAGGAATACAGTTGGTTATATGCCCGGACGGTTTTCACTGTACCAGGATCTAACTGTTGAGGAAAACCTGAAGTTTTTTGCTACCGTTTTTAATACCACAATTGAAGAGAATTACCATCTCATAAAAGATATTTACATTCAAATAGAGCCTTTTAAAACTCGAAGGGCAGGAAAATTATCCGGAGGGATGAAGCAAAAACTGGCGCTTTGCTGTGCCTTGGTCCATAAACCTACTGTTCTTTTTCTGGATGAGCCCACAACCGGTGTTGATGCTGTTTCAAGAAAAGAGTTTTGGGAAATGTTGAAAAAACTTAAGGAACAAGGCATTACCATTCTTGTTTCAACCCCTTATATGGATGAAGCTACCTTATGTGATCGGATTGCACTAATCCAATCAGGGAAAATTTTATCTATAGATACCCCAGAACAAATTATAGGTAGTTACAAAGGAAATTTATATGCTATTAAGTCGAATAAAATTTATCAACTATTAAAAGATGTTCATCAATATGCAGAAACATTAAGTTGCTATGCTTTTGGCGAATACCTTCATATTCAATTTAAAAACAACAATACTGAAAATGAGACGCTGTTGATAAATTACCTTAAACAGAAAGATCACCGTAATTTGACACTTAAGCAAACCATTCCTACAATTGAGGACTGCTTTATCAAGTTGATGACAAGTTAA
- a CDS encoding ABC transporter permease, translating to MRTILFLLQKEFKQIFRNKALLPVLFAAPIIQLIILPLAANYEVKNISIAVVDHDRSPYSQKLISKIIASGYFKLTGYNSSFAEADELIKADKADLILEIPARFERDLVRNNQQQLFVAVNAINGTKANLGGAYLGQIIAAFNNDIRIDWIQPSRVSQQPTIEIASSNWFNPLLNYRFFMVPGILAVLVTMIAGYMSSLNIVKEKEIGTIEQINVTPIRKHHFILGKLIPFWVLGMFIFSFGLFIIARFIYGIIPVGNILLLYAFLAVYLLALLGFGLLISTYCDTQQQAMSVAFFFVMIFMLMSGLFTPIESMPEWAKWISRFSPVTYFIEVMRMVVLKGSGFNDIKFHFLKIIGFAIVLNSWAIWNYRKTS from the coding sequence ATGAGAACGATCTTATTTTTATTGCAAAAGGAATTTAAGCAGATATTCAGGAACAAGGCATTGTTACCTGTACTGTTTGCTGCTCCAATTATACAGTTGATCATTTTACCTTTGGCAGCCAATTATGAAGTAAAGAATATTTCAATTGCGGTTGTAGATCATGATCGTTCACCGTATTCACAAAAGCTGATCTCTAAAATAATAGCTTCCGGTTATTTCAAATTGACAGGATATAATTCATCATTTGCAGAAGCAGATGAATTAATTAAGGCAGATAAAGCCGACTTAATATTAGAAATTCCGGCAAGATTTGAACGCGATTTGGTGAGAAATAATCAACAACAGCTTTTTGTTGCCGTAAATGCCATTAACGGTACAAAAGCTAATTTAGGAGGGGCTTACCTGGGCCAGATCATTGCAGCTTTTAATAATGACATTCGTATCGACTGGATTCAACCATCAAGGGTTAGCCAACAACCAACGATTGAAATTGCAAGCTCCAACTGGTTTAATCCGTTATTAAATTACCGTTTTTTCATGGTTCCGGGCATTCTGGCTGTTTTGGTAACAATGATTGCCGGCTATATGTCGTCGCTAAATATTGTAAAAGAAAAAGAAATAGGAACCATCGAACAAATTAATGTTACCCCTATCCGCAAGCATCATTTTATCTTGGGTAAACTTATTCCATTTTGGGTTCTGGGAATGTTCATTTTTTCATTTGGACTATTTATTATCGCCCGCTTTATTTACGGCATTATTCCGGTCGGAAACATCTTGCTACTTTACGCATTTCTTGCTGTTTATTTGCTGGCATTGTTAGGCTTCGGATTATTAATATCCACTTATTGTGATACCCAACAACAAGCTATGTCAGTAGCCTTTTTCTTTGTAATGATCTTTATGCTAATGAGTGGATTATTTACTCCTATTGAAAGTATGCCCGAATGGGCAAAATGGATTAGCAGATTTAGTCCGGTTACTTATTTTATCGAAGTAATGCGTATGGTTGTTTTAAAAGGAAGTGGATTCAACGACATCAAGTTTCATTTTCTGAAAATTATCGGATTCGCTATTGTATTAAATAGTTGGGCAATATGGAATTATAGAAAAACATCGTAG
- a CDS encoding HlyD family secretion protein, whose product MKTTIIFASSLLLLVSCKQKDNISDASGTFETEETIISAEATGTLKQFDIQEGQTIPAGTMIGYIDSLQLYLKKRQLEAQIKATLSKKPDISAQLAALQEQLKAAERDQVRYTNLLKDDATTRKQVDDINSQVAILKRQIAAQQSSLAISTGSISEETNPLKVQIAQTNDQLEKCRIINPITGTVLTKYAERNEMASPGKALYKIADLSSLNLRAYVTGDQLPKIKLNQKVKVLTDNGKDSYKEQQGTIIWINDKAEFTPKTIQTKDERANLVYAVKIKVPNDGSLKIGMYGEVKF is encoded by the coding sequence ATGAAAACAACCATCATATTTGCCTCATCCCTCCTTCTACTTGTTTCGTGCAAGCAAAAGGATAATATCTCTGATGCTTCCGGAACATTTGAAACTGAAGAAACGATTATATCAGCTGAGGCGACAGGCACATTAAAACAATTTGACATTCAGGAAGGTCAGACAATACCGGCGGGAACAATGATTGGCTATATCGACAGCCTTCAATTATATCTTAAGAAACGTCAGCTGGAAGCTCAAATAAAGGCCACATTAAGTAAAAAACCGGATATTTCAGCTCAACTTGCAGCTTTGCAGGAACAATTAAAAGCAGCTGAAAGAGACCAGGTAAGATATACCAACCTGTTAAAAGACGATGCAACTACAAGAAAGCAAGTGGATGACATCAATTCTCAGGTGGCCATCTTAAAAAGACAAATCGCTGCACAGCAATCTTCTTTAGCCATCTCAACAGGAAGTATTTCAGAAGAAACCAATCCGCTTAAAGTACAGATTGCACAAACAAATGATCAGCTTGAAAAATGCAGAATCATTAATCCAATTACAGGAACTGTGCTAACCAAATATGCTGAACGTAATGAAATGGCTTCACCGGGGAAAGCACTTTATAAAATTGCAGATCTTTCGTCACTTAATCTTCGCGCCTATGTAACAGGCGATCAGCTTCCTAAAATCAAGTTAAATCAAAAGGTTAAAGTATTAACGGATAACGGAAAAGACAGTTACAAAGAGCAGCAAGGTACTATCATCTGGATTAACGATAAAGCCGAATTTACTCCTAAAACCATTCAGACCAAAGATGAACGCGCTAACCTTGTCTATGCAGTAAAGATCAAAGTACCGAATGACGGTTCTCTTAAAATTGGAATGTATGGTGAGGTGAAGTTTTAG
- a CDS encoding M28 family metallopeptidase: protein MQKSNYYLIAAAVLLFTACQSKKQNNDDGLSAFNADSLAGNIKVLASDEFMGRKPFTEGETKTIEFLEKQFKSLGLEPGNGDSYLQEVPMVNIATKADPIMQISSSKGKFDLKGLNDYVIWTDKTDSVIELKNSEIVFAGYGVVAPEYNWNDYAGLDVKGKVVMVMVNDPGFGSADTTLFKGKTMTYYGRWTYKFEEAGRQGAKGCLIIHNTAAASYPFKVVQNNWNTSRLRLDNRGKSEKLCDMIGWVSADAAKKILAAAGKDSSLLVAANKPDFKPVSLNMQLSAKLKVKATYNKSHNVIAKITGSKHPDECIIYTAHWDHLGIGKADEKGDSIYNGALDNASATAGLLELARGFKSMKEQPERTIVFLSVTAEEQGLWGSAWYAQNPVYPLNKTLANINMDCLNGYGKTNDLVVVGKGQSDLEDYVMEYAKDSGRYIAYESHPEAGHYYRSDHFNFAKVGVPALYVNSGVDVVGKGKEFGKQKSDEYTSQRYHRPSDEFNDTWNLVGAIEDLQLLFKVGKHLAAQEGMPQWKEGSEFKAIREKQ, encoded by the coding sequence ATGCAAAAATCAAATTATTATCTCATTGCGGCAGCGGTGTTGTTGTTTACTGCATGCCAGAGCAAAAAGCAAAATAATGACGATGGTTTGTCGGCCTTTAATGCAGACAGTTTAGCCGGTAATATTAAGGTATTGGCTTCTGATGAGTTTATGGGACGAAAACCCTTTACTGAAGGAGAAACAAAAACCATTGAATTTCTCGAAAAACAATTCAAATCCTTAGGATTGGAGCCTGGTAATGGTGATAGTTATTTACAGGAAGTTCCCATGGTAAATATTGCGACCAAGGCAGATCCTATTATGCAAATTAGCAGTAGTAAGGGCAAGTTCGATCTTAAAGGCTTGAATGATTATGTTATCTGGACCGATAAAACGGATTCTGTTATTGAACTGAAAAACTCAGAAATCGTATTCGCCGGTTATGGTGTAGTTGCTCCGGAATATAACTGGAATGATTATGCAGGGTTAGATGTAAAAGGGAAGGTAGTAATGGTGATGGTAAATGATCCAGGTTTTGGTTCTGCTGATACAACGTTGTTTAAGGGTAAAACAATGACTTATTATGGTCGTTGGACTTATAAGTTTGAAGAAGCAGGCCGGCAAGGTGCAAAAGGTTGTTTAATTATTCACAACACTGCAGCGGCAAGCTACCCGTTTAAAGTGGTGCAGAACAATTGGAATACGTCACGATTGCGATTAGATAATCGCGGAAAATCGGAGAAACTATGCGACATGATCGGTTGGGTTTCGGCAGATGCGGCGAAAAAAATACTTGCTGCAGCAGGTAAAGATTCTAGCTTATTAGTTGCAGCCAATAAACCGGATTTTAAGCCTGTATCATTAAATATGCAGCTCTCTGCTAAGTTGAAGGTGAAAGCCACTTATAATAAATCGCATAATGTGATCGCTAAGATTACTGGATCAAAGCATCCTGATGAGTGCATAATTTATACTGCTCACTGGGATCACTTAGGCATTGGAAAGGCTGATGAAAAGGGAGATTCAATTTATAACGGCGCATTAGATAATGCTAGTGCGACGGCTGGTTTGCTTGAGTTGGCAAGGGGTTTTAAAAGCATGAAAGAACAACCGGAACGTACAATCGTTTTCTTATCAGTTACAGCCGAAGAACAGGGGTTATGGGGCTCAGCTTGGTATGCTCAAAATCCTGTCTATCCTTTAAATAAAACCCTGGCCAATATCAATATGGATTGTTTGAATGGTTATGGAAAAACCAACGACTTAGTGGTTGTGGGTAAAGGACAAAGTGATCTGGAAGATTATGTAATGGAATATGCAAAAGATTCAGGTAGATATATTGCATATGAATCACACCCTGAGGCAGGCCATTATTATCGCAGCGATCATTTTAACTTTGCTAAAGTTGGAGTTCCTGCTCTGTATGTAAATAGTGGTGTTGATGTGGTTGGCAAAGGTAAGGAGTTTGGAAAGCAGAAATCAGATGAATACACTTCTCAACGATACCATCGACCATCAGATGAATTTAATGACACATGGAATCTGGTGGGCGCAATTGAGGATTTGCAGCTCCTCTTTAAAGTGGGTAAACATTTAGCAGCCCAGGAGGGAATGCCTCAATGGAAAGAAGGATCAGAATTTAAGGCAATAAGAGAAAAACAATAA
- a CDS encoding ABC transporter ATP-binding protein, whose amino-acid sequence MQTVIHAEKLSKHFGDFKAVSEISFNVQTGEIFGFLGANGAGKTTAMRMLCGLSIPTSGKASVAGFDVFKQTEQIKKNIGYMSQKFSLYEDLTVTENIRFFGGIYGLSNAELKEKSELLINQLGLQNETKKLVGALPLGWKQKLSFSVAVLHNPKIVFLDEPTGGVDPVTRRQFWDLIYEAAERGVTIFVTTHYMDEAEYCNRVSIMVDGKIEALDSPTGLKEQFNADSMNEVFFELARGAKRNGD is encoded by the coding sequence ATGCAAACAGTAATCCACGCAGAGAAACTAAGTAAGCATTTCGGCGACTTTAAAGCGGTAAGTGAGATTAGTTTTAATGTACAGACTGGTGAGATTTTTGGTTTTCTGGGTGCTAATGGAGCCGGAAAAACGACCGCCATGCGCATGCTTTGTGGCTTATCCATTCCAACTTCGGGAAAGGCTTCTGTGGCAGGTTTTGATGTTTTTAAACAAACCGAGCAAATCAAAAAGAACATCGGTTATATGAGTCAGAAGTTTTCTCTTTATGAAGACCTGACAGTAACGGAAAACATCAGATTCTTTGGAGGAATCTATGGACTTTCCAATGCTGAACTTAAGGAGAAAAGCGAACTTCTGATCAACCAATTAGGGCTACAAAATGAAACCAAAAAGTTAGTTGGTGCTTTACCATTAGGCTGGAAACAGAAACTATCGTTCTCAGTTGCTGTATTACATAATCCTAAAATCGTATTTCTCGATGAACCTACAGGCGGTGTTGACCCTGTAACTCGTCGGCAGTTTTGGGATTTAATATACGAAGCCGCAGAACGTGGAGTAACCATTTTTGTAACCACGCATTATATGGATGAAGCCGAATATTGCAACCGGGTTTCCATTATGGTCGACGGTAAAATTGAAGCATTGGACTCCCCTACTGGACTTAAAGAACAATTTAACGCCGATTCAATGAATGAAGTGTTCTTTGAATTGGCCCGGGGAGCAAAACGAAACGGAGATTAA
- a CDS encoding (4Fe-4S)-binding protein, producing the protein MDKQNVKKKYSNGEVTVVWESGKCIHSRICFTGLPSVFNPTKRPWIAIEGGSTKEIIEQVKRCPSGALSYYINGEENKEAEQLETVVEVLKNGPLLIYGTLKVRDRDGNESIKNKTTAFCRCGGSHNKPYCDGSHVKNGFEG; encoded by the coding sequence ATGGATAAGCAAAATGTTAAAAAGAAATATAGCAATGGAGAGGTAACGGTAGTGTGGGAAAGTGGCAAATGCATTCATTCACGTATTTGCTTTACAGGTTTACCATCTGTATTTAATCCAACAAAACGACCTTGGATAGCTATTGAAGGAGGCTCAACCAAAGAAATTATTGAACAGGTGAAGCGGTGCCCGTCGGGAGCCTTAAGTTATTACATAAACGGTGAAGAAAACAAAGAGGCCGAACAGCTGGAAACAGTGGTCGAGGTTTTAAAGAATGGACCTTTGTTGATTTATGGTACCTTGAAAGTGAGAGATAGAGATGGAAATGAAAGTATAAAGAATAAAACAACAGCGTTTTGTCGATGTGGAGGCTCTCATAATAAACCTTATTGCGATGGTAGTCATGTGAAAAATGGTTTTGAAGGATAA
- a CDS encoding ABC transporter permease, translating to MNQFLSFVKKEFLHVFRDRKTLLMLFGLPIVQIVLFGFALTNEIKNSKITVVDYAKDLTSQELITKIAASNYFDIDKSVLGPKEIEKAFQEGRIKLVVIFPNNFGSDLQHLKKTQIQILADASDPNTATTLTSYVSNIVADYQKEQQALQALPLSITPQIRMLYNPQLKGAPNFVPGVMALVLMLVCVMMTSISIVREKELGTMEILLVSPFKPVYVILSKAIPYLILSLVNLTVILLLSRFVLDVPANGSVFLLVAISTLFIITALSLGLLISTSTASQQTAMLLSLMGMLLPTMLFTGFMFPIENMPLPLQILSNAVPAKWYYIIVKAIMIKGLGFSAIWKETLILLGMTLFLLALSLKKFNVRLG from the coding sequence ATGAACCAGTTTCTTTCATTCGTAAAAAAAGAGTTTCTGCACGTTTTCCGCGACAGGAAAACACTACTTATGTTATTTGGCTTACCAATAGTACAGATTGTACTCTTTGGGTTTGCTTTAACCAATGAAATCAAAAATTCTAAAATTACGGTGGTTGATTATGCAAAAGATTTAACCTCCCAGGAGCTGATTACCAAAATTGCAGCCAGCAATTATTTTGATATCGATAAATCAGTGCTAGGACCGAAGGAAATTGAAAAAGCGTTTCAGGAGGGGAGAATAAAACTGGTTGTCATTTTCCCTAATAACTTTGGCTCGGATTTACAGCATTTGAAAAAAACCCAGATACAGATTCTGGCAGATGCATCCGATCCCAATACGGCCACTACATTAACAAGCTACGTTTCAAACATTGTTGCAGATTATCAAAAGGAACAACAGGCTCTTCAAGCATTACCTTTAAGTATAACACCTCAAATCAGAATGTTATACAACCCGCAGCTAAAAGGAGCACCTAACTTTGTTCCGGGTGTAATGGCACTCGTTTTAATGTTGGTTTGTGTTATGATGACTTCGATTTCAATTGTTAGAGAAAAGGAATTGGGAACAATGGAGATCTTGTTAGTTTCCCCATTTAAACCCGTCTATGTTATTCTGTCTAAAGCAATTCCTTACTTAATACTTTCACTGGTTAACCTTACAGTTATTTTGCTTTTGAGCAGGTTTGTACTCGATGTTCCCGCAAATGGCAGTGTGTTTTTATTGGTAGCTATCAGTACTTTATTTATTATCACAGCACTTTCATTAGGTTTATTGATATCCACAAGTACTGCTTCACAGCAAACGGCTATGTTACTCTCCTTAATGGGAATGCTATTGCCAACAATGTTATTTACCGGCTTTATGTTTCCGATTGAAAATATGCCATTACCATTACAGATCCTATCTAATGCAGTTCCGGCTAAGTGGTATTATATCATAGTAAAGGCAATTATGATAAAAGGTTTAGGTTTCTCAGCGATCTGGAAAGAAACATTGATTTTATTGGGAATGACACTGTTTCTGCTGGCATTGAGTCTTAAAAAGTTTAATGTAAGATTAGGATAA
- a CDS encoding helix-turn-helix domain-containing protein, translating into MRLKPISNESEYDYWLNWVDEAFDKQIKPGTIEGDKLSVVLLLIKDYEDKNYSIPSADPIEVIKLKMEEKGLKNKDLTQILGLDKSYISAILNRKKPLTLTIAKQLHKQLGVSAEALLV; encoded by the coding sequence ATGAGACTAAAACCTATTTCAAATGAGTCAGAATATGATTATTGGTTAAACTGGGTTGACGAAGCTTTTGACAAACAAATTAAACCTGGTACCATTGAGGGCGATAAACTCTCCGTTGTTTTACTGTTGATAAAGGATTATGAAGACAAGAATTATTCTATTCCTTCTGCAGATCCAATTGAGGTAATTAAATTAAAAATGGAAGAAAAAGGACTCAAAAACAAAGATCTTACACAAATTCTTGGGCTTGACAAAAGTTATATTTCAGCTATTCTTAATCGCAAAAAACCACTAACACTAACAATTGCTAAACAGTTACATAAACAATTGGGAGTTTCTGCCGAGGCTTTATTAGTTTAA
- a CDS encoding aminotransferase-like domain-containing protein has product MQENVLLVKETLFEKIAFNIQRLIEQEVLKTGDKMPSVRTLSREQKISMSTVFQAYYLLEKKGLIEARPRSGYYVRKPYKRVAAQPAATTTWKMPINVRVDSLVSDFVKTTHKGTFIDLTIAGPSIEMLPVAKLNKSIQAVLRTNKGNSFQYEFPPGNENLLRQIARLSLNWQGSLSPDEIIITNGCLEAVNLCLRAVANQGDTIAIESPTYYGVLQTIESLGMKVLEIATHPEKGIDLDELEKALGKTKIAACLFTLNFNNPLGSCTSDVDKERLVKLLAKRQIPLIEDDILGDLYFGKNRPKNAKTFDKEGLVLLCSSFSKTIAPGMRVGWTAPGRYKEKVERLKFMTNIAAPSLMQQAVAHFLENGRYNNHLKGLRLTYHIQMRKYREAIFRYFPTGTKVTDPHGGHVLWIELPPNLDAVELQRKSIENGVAILPGSIFSAQKRHQHFVRIGCCYPFDQQVEHAIEVVGNLANEMM; this is encoded by the coding sequence TGTTCGCACCTTAAGCCGTGAGCAAAAAATAAGTATGTCGACAGTGTTTCAGGCATATTACCTGCTGGAAAAAAAAGGCTTAATTGAAGCGCGGCCGCGTTCAGGTTATTATGTGCGAAAACCTTATAAACGGGTAGCAGCACAACCCGCAGCAACCACTACCTGGAAAATGCCTATCAATGTTCGGGTAGATAGTTTAGTGTCGGATTTTGTGAAGACCACCCATAAAGGCACATTTATAGACCTTACCATTGCCGGACCTTCGATTGAAATGTTGCCTGTTGCGAAACTCAATAAGTCTATTCAAGCTGTTTTGAGGACTAATAAGGGCAATTCATTTCAATATGAGTTTCCACCGGGAAATGAAAATCTCTTACGACAAATAGCGCGTTTGTCGCTAAACTGGCAAGGTTCATTGTCTCCCGATGAAATCATTATTACCAATGGTTGTTTAGAAGCTGTAAATCTCTGTTTACGTGCGGTAGCCAATCAGGGCGATACCATTGCAATTGAATCGCCAACTTATTATGGTGTGTTGCAAACTATTGAAAGTTTGGGGATGAAGGTTTTGGAAATAGCCACACATCCTGAGAAAGGAATTGATTTGGATGAGTTGGAAAAAGCGTTGGGCAAAACGAAAATAGCGGCTTGTTTGTTTACGTTGAATTTTAATAATCCGTTGGGAAGTTGCACGTCTGATGTTGATAAAGAACGTCTGGTTAAATTACTTGCAAAACGTCAGATTCCTTTGATTGAGGACGATATCCTTGGCGACCTCTATTTTGGGAAGAATCGGCCTAAGAACGCAAAGACATTTGATAAAGAGGGGTTAGTTTTATTATGCTCTTCATTTTCTAAAACCATTGCTCCCGGAATGCGCGTAGGATGGACTGCCCCCGGCCGTTATAAAGAAAAAGTTGAGCGATTAAAATTTATGACCAATATAGCAGCCCCTTCACTTATGCAGCAGGCGGTTGCTCATTTTCTTGAAAATGGCCGCTATAATAACCACCTGAAGGGTTTACGACTTACTTATCATATTCAAATGCGAAAATACCGAGAGGCCATATTCAGGTATTTTCCAACCGGAACCAAAGTCACGGATCCTCATGGAGGTCATGTGCTATGGATTGAATTACCGCCCAACTTAGACGCTGTTGAATTACAGCGAAAGTCAATAGAAAATGGTGTGGCAATTTTACCGGGATCAATTTTTTCGGCTCAAAAACGTCACCAGCATTTTGTCAGAATAGGATGTTGTTATCCGTTTGATCAGCAAGTAGAACATGCGATTGAAGTGGTTGGCAATTTGGCAAATGAAATGATGTAA